A window from Numida meleagris isolate 19003 breed g44 Domestic line chromosome 21, NumMel1.0, whole genome shotgun sequence encodes these proteins:
- the NUDCD3 gene encoding nudC domain-containing protein 3 has product MEALTEMYDQALLGILQHVGNVDDFLRVLFGFLYRKTDFYRLLLRPGDRLGFPPGAAQAMALQAFKVFERMARQDDEKRRRELEAKLRKKEEEEEAAAAAERVRVAPAAHEVEVETTEEPEPSLDMGGAAGPQDSPATPAAASPMPAEPPGAAAPAQPLPAELPTRQEQFQTNPDSYNGAVRENYAWSQDYSDLEIKVPVPKHIVKGKQVSVDISSSTIRVAVLEGSSPHVLMEGKLTHKINTESSLWSLEPGKCVLINLNKGDEYWWNAVLEGEEQIDIDKINKERSMATVDEEEHAVLDRLTFDYHQKLQGKPQSHELKVHEMLKKGWDTEGSPFRGQKFDPSMFNISPGAVQF; this is encoded by the exons ATGGAGGCGCTGACCGAAATGTACGACCAGGCGCTGCTCGGCATCCTGCAGCATGTCGGCAACGTGGACGACTTCCTGCGCGTCCTCTTCGGCTTCCTCTACCGCAAAACCGATTTCTACCGCCTCCTCCTGCGGCCCGGTGACCGCCTGGGCTTCCCGCCCGGCGCCGCGCAGGCCATGGCCCTGCAG GCGTTTAAAGTCTTTGAGCGGATGGCCCGGCAGGATGACGAGAAGCGGCGCCGGGAGCTGGAGGCAAAGCTCCgcaagaaggaggaggaggaggaagctgcCGCGGCTGCCGAGAGGGTGAGAGTGGCCCCGGCCGCCCATGAGGTCGAGGTAGAGACAACGGAGGAGCCCGAACCCTCGCTGGACATGGGGGGTGCAGCGGGGCCACAGGATTCGCCTGCAACCccggcagcagccagccccatgCCAGCAGAGCCCCCAGGGGCGGCTGCCCCAGCGCAGCCCCTGCCTGCCGAGCTGCCCAC GAGACAGGAGCAGTTCCAGACGAACCCTGACAGCTACAACGGGGCAGTGCGGGAGAACTACGCCTGGTCCCAAGACTACAGCGACCTGGAGATTAAAGTGCCCGTGCCCAAGCACATTGTAAAAGGCAAACAG GTGTCTGTGGatatcagcagcagcacaattCGTGTGGCGGTGCTGGAGGGGAGCAGCCCGCATGTGCTCATGGAGGGGAAGCTCACACACAAGATCAACACGGAGAGTTCCCTCTGGAGCCTGGAGCCAGGGAAGTGTGTTTTG ATTAACCTGAACAAGGGGGACGAGTACTGGTGGAACGCTGTCCTGGAGGGCGAGGAGCAGATCGACATCGACAAGATCAACAAGGAGCGCTCCATGGCCACGGTGGATGAGGAGGAGCACGCTGTGCTTGACCGTCTCACCTTTGACTACCACCAGAAGCTGCAGGGCAAGCCGCAGAGCCACGAGCTG AAGGTGCACGAGATGCTGAAGAAGGGCTGGGACACCGAGGGCTCCCCGTTCCGTGGCCAGAAGTTCGACCCTTCCATGTTCAACATCTCCCCTGGCGCTGTGCAGTTTTGA
- the PPIA gene encoding peptidyl-prolyl cis-trans isomerase A — protein sequence MANPVVFFDIAANGEPLGRVTFELFADKVPITAENFRALSTGEKGFGYKGSCFHRIIPGFMCQGGDFTRHNGTGGKSIYGEKFADENFILKHTGPGILSMANAGPNTNGSQFFICTAKTEWLDGKHVVFGRVKEGMNVVEAMERCGSKDGKTSKQITISNCGQLS from the exons ATGGCCAACCCCGTCGTGTTCTTCGACATCGCCGCCAACGGCGAGCCCCTGGGCCGCGTCACCTTCGAG CTCTTCGCTGACAAGGTGCCCATAACAGCAG AGAATTTCCGTGCGCTGAGCACTGGTGAGAAAGGATTTGGCTACAAGGGCTCCTGCTTCCACCGGATCATCCCTGGCTTCATGTGTCAG ggcgGTGACTTTACACGCCACAATGGTACCGGTGGCAAATCCATTTATGGGGAGAAGTTTGCCGATGAGAACTTCATCCTGAAGCACACAGGGCCCGGCATCCTGTCCATGGCCAATGCTGGCCCCAACACAAATGGCTCCCAATTCTTCATCTGCACTGCCAAGACCGAATG GTTGGATGGCAAGCATGTTGTCTTCGGCCGCGTCAAGGAGGGGATGAATGTGGTGGAGGCCATGGAGCGCTGTGGCTCCAAAGATGGCAAGACGAGCAAGCAGATCACCATTTCCAACTGCGGGCAGCTCTCATAA